One region of Carya illinoinensis cultivar Pawnee chromosome 8, C.illinoinensisPawnee_v1, whole genome shotgun sequence genomic DNA includes:
- the LOC122319228 gene encoding 60S ribosomal protein L8-1-like, protein MGRVIRAQRKGAGSVFKSHTHHRKGPARFRSLDFGERNGYLKGVVTEIVHDPGRGAPLARVTFRHPFRYKKQNELFVAAEGMYTGMFVYCGRKANLMVGNVLPLRAIPEGAVVCNVEHHVGDRGVLARASGDYAIVISHNPDNDTTRVKLPSGAKKIVPSGCRAMIGQVAGGGRTEKPLLKAGNAYHKFRVKRNCWPKVRGVAMNPVEHPHGGGNHQHIGHASTVRRDAPPGQKVGLIAARRTGRLRGQAAATASKADKA, encoded by the exons ATGGGTCGCGTGATCCGTGCTCAGCGTAAGGGTGCCGGGTCCGTCTTCAAGTCCCACACTCACCACCGCAAGGGTCCGGCCAGGTTCCGCAGTCTCGACTTCGGCGAGCGCAACGGCTATCTCAAGGGCGTCGTCACCGAGATTGTCCACGATCCCGGTCGTGGTGCCCCGCTCGCACGGGTCACCTTCCGCCACCCCTTCCGCTACAAAAAGCAGAACGAGCTGTTCGTCGCCGCCGAGGGAATGTACACCGGCATGTTCGTGTACTGCGGCAGGAAGGCCAATCTCATGGTCGGTAATGTCTTGCCTCTCAGAGCCATACCTGAAGGAGCTGTCGTGTGCAACGTTGAGCACCACGTCGGTGACCGCGGCGTCCTTGCTAGGGCTTCTGGGGACTATGCTATAGTTATCAGCCACAACCCTGATAACGACACCACCAG GGTCAAACTCCCATCTGGTGCCAAGAAAATCGTTCCAAGTGGTTGCCGAGCAATGATTGGTCAGGTTGCTGGTGGAGGGAGAACTGAGAAGCCACTTCTCAAGGCTGGTAATGCATACCACAAGTTCAGAGTGAAGAGAAACTGCTGGCCCAAGGTACGTGGTGTGGCAATGAACCCAGTCGAGCATCCTCATGGAGGAGGTAACCACCAGCATATTGGGCATGCGAGTACTGTCAGGCGTGATGCACCTCCTGGTCAAAAGGTTGGGCTTATTGCTGCAAGGAGGACTGGTCGGCTCAGAGGACAAGCTGCTGCTACCGCTTCCAAAGCCGATAAAGCTTAG
- the LOC122274752 gene encoding peptidyl-prolyl cis-trans isomerase Pin1 encodes MSASTTTANQVRASHILIKHQGSRRKASWKDPEGRVIMNTTRDSAVSQLKSLYDDIVSGKAKFEDIASRSSDCSSAKRGGDLGPFGRGQMQKPFEEATYALKVGEISDIVDTDSGVHIIKRTG; translated from the exons ATGTCGGCTTCGACGACGACGGCCAATCAGGTTAGGGCATCGCACATACTGATCAAGCACCAAGGGTCTCGAAGGAAGGCCTCGTGGAAGGATCCAGAGGGGCGGGTCATCATGAACACCACTAGGGATAGCGCCGTGTCTCAGCTAAAATCCCTCTACGATGACATTGTTTCTGGAAAGGCCAAGTTCGAAGACATCGCCTCTCGTTCCTCCGATTGCAGTTCCGCCAAGCGTGGCGGCGATCTCG GTCCTTTTGGCCGGGGCCAGATGCAGAAGCCTTTTGAAGAAGCAACATATGCTCTCAAGGTCGGTGAGATAAGTGACATCGTGGATACCGACAGTGGTGTCCACATCATTAAGAGAACTGGTTGA